A window of the Astyanax mexicanus isolate ESR-SI-001 chromosome 22, AstMex3_surface, whole genome shotgun sequence genome harbors these coding sequences:
- the LOC103028514 gene encoding TM2 domain-containing protein 2 yields MRPVCVSWVLLCGQCLLLITALLLQSLGGTHSHNSTTSTTSTSSSTQTPGDRTSTTPAATPSTTSTTTSTTTTTAATTPAAPEGTPTEDLTSPTEPSNHTDQFEYSPPSPVVLCRYLPEEFVYCEEPEDHKGNTTAHSEMGRGCLKIGNQGQVYKDVNHTPVWCTALDGIECAAPREFLRGNEPCIKYTGHYFITTLLYSFFLGCFGVDRFCLGHTGTAVGKLLTLGGLGIWWFVDLILLITGGLTPSDGSNWCTFY; encoded by the exons ATGCGGCCCGTGTGTGTGAGCTGGGTGCTGCTGTGCGGCCAGTGTTTACTGCTGATTACCGCGCTGCTGCTGCAAAGCTTGGGGGGCACCCACTCCCACaactccaccacctccaccacctccacgtCCTCCTCCACCCAAACCCCAGGAGATCGAACCTCTACCACCCCTGCTGCTACCCCCTCCACCACCTCTACTACCACCTCAACCACCACAACCACCGCAGCAACCACCCCTGCAGCTCCGGAGGGAACCCCCACAGAGGACCTGACCTCCCCCACAGAGCCCTCCAACCATACGGATCAGTTTGAGTACAGCCCCCCCTCTCCGGTGGTCCTCTGCAGATACCT ACCTGAGGAGTTTGTATACTGCGAAGAGCCTGAGGACCACAAAGGAAACACCACAGCCCATAGTGAGATGGGACGCGGCTGCCTGAAG attggAAATCAGGGTCAGGTGTATAAGGATGTAAACCACACACCGGTGTGGTGCACAGCTTTAGACGGCATTGAATGTGCTGCACCTCGAGAGTTTCTCCGTGGGAATGAACCGTGTATCAA GTACACGGGTCACTACTTCATCACCACGCTGCTGTACTCCTTCTTCCTGGGCTGTTTCGGAGTGGACCGGTTCTGTCTGGGTCACACGGGCACAGCCGTGGGGAAGCTCCTCACTCTGGGTGGTCTGGGCATCTGGTGGTTCGTGGATCTCATCCTCCTCATCACCGGGGGACTGACGCCCAGCGACGGCAGCAACTGGTGCACCTTCTATTGA